Proteins encoded together in one Procambarus clarkii isolate CNS0578487 chromosome 11, FALCON_Pclarkii_2.0, whole genome shotgun sequence window:
- the LOC138363602 gene encoding putative ammonium transporter 1, protein MVPNYLEIEIEISLLSYNLRDLEVSLAATNMDAGHNISLLMSGENPTPMSRELDILQKDLDTLFLIVFGILIFILQTGFAFLEAGSVRSKNTTNILLKNMLDVFIGGIAYWLVGFPLAFGGGNSFCGTEYWASNGLSDEHLAFWFFQFVIATTASTIISGSMAERCAFNAYLIYTTVLSAVVYPVVSHWTWSDVGWLKTQHYQDFGGSGVVHLTGGVAALVGAVILGPRIGRFGPKGKEIRGHSVPLAALGGFILLFGFLAFNGGSQASISHEGDAVAIAKAVFNTVISASSGGIAVLLVYRSVLCGRESTWSFLMALNGSLAGMVSISAGCNVVRPWSASVIGTVGGSVFLAIHTLLPKLKVDDPLDAVAVHMGGGLWGLVAVALFQDGGIVYGGSAEVLAWNIVGALAIVAWSGGLCLVMFGSLRLLGLLRVPPEMEIAGMDILKHGEPAYPADAWLESQYDGSVNTQENKRNSNLPPNMSAPEEFGLTNSQDPAPVPGHLVYWSRAGPVPSHLSPVVSLNNHEANHLNSNNNVSEAGFTVRLGDHDLRVLVEPRDQRGQDPHCYTNEAFDETTKL, encoded by the exons atggtgcccaactacttggaaattgaaattgaaataagtttattgag CTACAATTTGAGAGATCTGGAAGTCTCGCTGGCAGCAACAAATATGGATGCCGGACACAATATAAGTTTACTAATGTCTGGCGAGAACCCAACGCCAATGTCCCGGGAACTGGACATTCTGCAGAAGGACCTGGACACCCTCTTCCTCATTGTGTTCGGCATCCTCATATTCA TCTTGCAGACCGGGTTCGCATTCCTTGAGGCAGGCTCCGTAAGGTCCAAAAACACCACCAACATCCTTCTCAAGAACATGCTCGATGTCT TCATTGGTGGCATAGCGTACTGGCTGGTGGGGTTCCCGCTGGCGTTTGGAGGCGGGAACAGCTTCTGTGGTACAGAGTACTGGGCGTCGAACGGGCTGTCGGACGAGCACCTGGCCTTCTGGTTCTTCCAGTTCGTCAtcgccaccacagcctccaccatcATCTCGGGGTCGATGGCTGAGCGGTGTGCCTTCAATGCTTATCTCATCTACACGACCGTGCTGTCAG CTGTGGTGTACCCTGTGGTgtcacactggacctggtcagacGTTGGCTGGCTCAAGACTCAACACTACCAGGACTTCGGTGGCTCTGGCGTCGTCCACCTCACAGGGGGCGTGGCAGCTCTTGTTGGGGCTGTAATTCTTGGGCCCAGAATTGGTCGCTTCGGACCCAAGGGCAAGGAGATACGTGGACACTCTGTGCCG CTGGCAGCTTTGGGAGGCTTCATCCTGCTCTTCGGGTTCCTGGCCTTCAACGGAGGGTCCCAAGCGTCCATCAGCCACGAGGGTGATGCTGTAGCCATTGCCAAGGCTGTCTTTAACACTGTGATCTCGGCGTCTTCAGGAGGCATCGCTGTGCTCTTGGTGTACCGTTCTGTGCTGTGTGGGAGGGAGTCCACCTGGTCCTTCCTAATGGCCCTTAATGGTTCTCTCGCTGGCATG GTGTCAATCAGTGCCGGGTGCAACGTTGTGCGGCCGTGGAGTGCCAGTGTCATTGGTACAGTGGGTGGATCAGTGTTCCTCGCCATCCACACCCTCCTGCCCAAGTTGAAGG TTGACGACCCACTTGATGCTGTGGCTGTACACATgggaggtgggttgtgggggctggttgCTGTGGCCCTCTTCCAGGATGGTGGCATTGTGTACGGGGGCAGCGCGGAGGTCCTCGCCTGGAACATAGTGGGGGCGTTGGCCATAGTGGCCTGGTCTGGTGGTCTCTGTTTAGTTATGTTTGGTTCCCTCAGGCTGCTCGGCCTCTTGAGGGTGCCTCCAGAAATGGAAATTGCAG GAATGGACATCTTGAAGCACGGGGAGCCAGCCTACCCAGCTGACGCTTGGCTGGAGAGCCAGTACGATGGATCCGTAAACACTCAGGAGAACAAGAGGAATTCAA ATCTTCCACCCAACATGTCTGCCCCAGAAGAATTTGGTTTGACTAATTCCCAGGACCCAGCTCCAGTCCCTGGACACCTTGTATACTGGAGTCGTGCAGGACCAGTCCCATCCCACCTCTCGCCCGTCGTGTCCCTCAACAACCACGAAGCTAACCACTTGAACTCCAACAATAATGTCTCTGAAGCTGGCTTCACAGTCCGACTGGGAGACCATGATCTGCGAGTCCTCGTTGAACCCAGAGATCAACGTGGTCAAGACCCTCATTGTTACACCAATGAGGCTTTTGACGAAACCACAAAGCTTTAA